From Anaerolineae bacterium, one genomic window encodes:
- a CDS encoding glycosyltransferase family 2 protein, giving the protein EDICVLESGDTLPHPDAIERMVSMFADPKVGMTGAQKVAVNTPDHIVDYLSHLRLKMEHQLCMEIPRLGELIAFRKVFDTIPPDVAMDEAFVEALVIQRGLQVRYAPDAIVYNMGPTTVRDFIKQRRRNYAGHLHLKKKYGYRVSSLDTKRVLRIALGEIWGAIRLLYVLFALASLEAISRLLGAYDYYVRHERHVVWDMAWSTKPVAIEKQKNPRVGSAGSLPEPPISTSEKMPS; this is encoded by the coding sequence AAGAGGACATCTGCGTGCTGGAAAGCGGCGATACCCTGCCCCATCCAGACGCCATCGAGCGCATGGTCAGCATGTTCGCCGACCCGAAGGTGGGCATGACCGGCGCCCAGAAAGTGGCGGTCAATACCCCGGATCACATCGTGGACTACCTCTCGCATCTGCGCCTGAAGATGGAGCATCAGCTCTGCATGGAAATCCCCCGCCTGGGAGAGCTGATTGCCTTCCGCAAAGTGTTCGACACCATCCCGCCGGATGTGGCGATGGATGAGGCGTTTGTGGAGGCGCTGGTGATCCAACGGGGCCTGCAGGTGCGCTATGCGCCGGACGCTATTGTCTACAACATGGGGCCAACCACCGTGAGGGACTTCATCAAACAGCGCCGGCGCAATTACGCCGGCCACCTCCACCTCAAGAAGAAGTACGGCTACCGCGTCTCCAGCCTAGATACCAAGCGCGTCCTGCGCATCGCCCTGGGCGAAATATGGGGCGCCATCCGCCTGCTCTACGTCCTCTTCGCCCTGGCCAGCCTGGAGGCCATTTCCCGCCTCCTCGGCGCCTATGACTACTACGTCCGGCACGAGCGCCACGTGGTGTGGGACATGGCCTGGAGCACCAAGCCGGTGGCCATCGAGAAGCAGAAGAACCCGCGCGTTGGGAGCGCCGGCTCTCTGCCCGAACCGCCGATCTCCACCTCGGAGAAGATGCCGTCATGA